The nucleotide window GGGGTATTAATTTGGTAGTCATCGGAAGAGGTGAGGTTTCAGGTGAActctttgatcgaagattcgagacgttggGTATGGATTCGAGGGAAGCTGATACCAGATCTGGAAAGAGGATGTCATGGGGAGgctatggtgtaattttgggtgtgtttggaccaccggaatcgccgtgaggcgattttcggtgggcggAGGATGGTGGTTGAAGGTGGCGGACATGTCTGATCTTTGAAGATCAAAGATGAAGGTGGAAGGGGGGGGGGTATGGCTTTGGGGTGTGGGGTAAATAATTGGCCTTATATACGGAGGGATTGTTTCGATCTTGGCcgttagatcaattaagatcaacggccaggatcaaggGGTTAAACTACacaacgtcgtttggtttaaataGGGGGGGGCAGGCTTAACCGGGTAATGGGTCAGGGGTCAGGTTTAGTCACAGCTTTGGGACCGTTTGAtcatctgagatcaacggtctaGATTGAGAcgcttgaaacgacgtcgtttgatagAGGCTGGAGACGGGTTGGATTGGACCTAGAcatggggtgtgattttgggcctgAAATGGTCCAGaattggcccagtccgattttcttatattttcaactcttttcattttcttcttttaattaacaatttaacaaaaattctaaaaataaaatttaaaaccaaaattaaactacaaaatattaattaactcttaacaacaattagcacacaaattaaaacgtttaattaaaataaaatcacacgatgGCACActttaaatgcatatttttgtgattttcttcttttaaaaccaaattatggttcgATTAGTTCCTAAATGCACaatcaaatcctaaatatgcatgcaacatattttttttaattaattaaaactaaaacaagataaacattcacatacagaaacacaaataattatccaaaaatgccacgcaaatcctaaaaattgtacaccaagaaaattttgttttatttttgatttatttttggagtagttttcgtgaagcaaaaatcacgtgctcacagtttgTTTATGATATATTGTCCCCATTGTATGGAGGGTTGTTGCATGTTTAAGGCATTTAACAAAGTTGTCTAATTTGCCTTTTATTTTTTCCATTTGATTCATCTCTACTCCCCTAAACCTTTTCGTCATGGGATTTTCACTTTAGTAGCGAGAAGTAAGAGAGTGTTAATTAACCCAGAGGATGATAAGGACCATGGCtggtatgccaggtttgttgctattcccactgttggtttagtgggcgAAGAAAATGTTCcatttcctgagaagtggaattttgcacgtaagttttccTTTTAcaactttttctattttttccctttattttttcCTCTGCTGTTTCACATTTTCTCTTTTCAACAACCATGAGAACTGTTGATGAGATTcccaatttccgtggttgggtaggaaAGTTATTGAATGTTGCTCCAATGGAAGGTAGATCTTGGAAAAACCTTTCGCATAGGTTTGGTTGGAAGGTGAAAACTCATGGTAAATGCTTTTCTCATCTCTTCTTCACACTTTTATTCATCTTTCCTTTAGAATTTTTTTTgatccttctttttatcaggattttcCATTCGAGGTGTAAGTGCTGATGATGTCGTAGCTTCCAAAGTTTCTTTGGAAAGAGCTCAAGAGATAATCTTgggttcttcatcgaaaaggaaGGCTAAAaagccttttcttcttcttttttagatTAATTTATTGGTACAGAGATGATGAAGAGGGTTTCTCATACGGAGGAGTTAATGCATGATTATCATATTGAAGCAGACAACTGGAAAGAACAATATGAAAGCTTTCAATTTGATATGGAAATGTTAAAAGAAAGCAAGTGCACCTTAGAGCAGCAGTTAAAGGTTTTGACTTCAGAGTTAACAGTTGAGAAGGCTTCCTCAAATCAAGCTGACAAGGACAAAAATCTCCTCGAAACATCATTTTCTGAGCAACTCTCTAAGGACAGTGAAGAGATTCGAGGGTTGAAGGCTTTTCTAAGCGAGAAAGAGGTTTATGTCGGTGAACTCGTGCAAACACTTACTCAGACCCAAGAAGATCTCTGTGAGTCTTCTAATAAGGTCAATTTTTTAGAAAGTTCACTTGCTCCTCTGCAATCTTCTTATGATACTGCCTTGGCTGAGAATGAAAAGCTTAAAAACGATATGGATCAATGGGAGAGAGATTATGAGTTTCTTGAGGATAAAACTGCtattgaagt belongs to Nicotiana tabacum cultivar K326 chromosome 6, ASM71507v2, whole genome shotgun sequence and includes:
- the LOC142181546 gene encoding uncharacterized protein LOC142181546, which gives rise to MMKRVSHTEELMHDYHIEADNWKEQYESFQFDMEMLKESKCTLEQQLKVLTSELTVEKASSNQADKDKNLLETSFSEQLSKDSEEIRGLKAFLSEKEVYVGELVQTLTQTQEDLCESSNKVNFLESSLAPLQSSYDTALAENEKLKNDMDQWERDYEFLEDKTAIEVSWAILNIRHDTLMEASQEGFNLDAELAKIKETIEKTQQGQDFHSPMADTLEHVEDDMGTVNAPAPSSQLEPFAANNTTLDPSSAP